ATATTTACGTAGCTCTTACGTAGCTCTCTCAAGAAAGATGTTTCCTATTACGTAAGAAAACCGTGTGTTTTGTGCCTTTCACTCCATCAAACCTTCATCTATACCCCCTTTTACGCATTCCCCAAGTTATTTATATAGAATATAATAAGATATTATAAGATATTTGTTACTATAAAGCAGCAGGAGATTCTCCTCTTCTGTGGAAAAGTGCAGTCTGTTTTGGATAAAACcatcttgtcttgtcttgtcttgcaGAACTCCAATGTGGAGAATTTGCCGCCTCATGTTCTTCGCTTGGTGTACAAAGAGGTTTCAGCATTAGCAGCAGACCCCCCAGAGGGTATTAAGGTTTACCCCAGTGAAGAAGACATCACCGAACTGCATACGTCTATTGAAGGACCAGGTAGGAGATGCAGAGGGACGTCAAACAAAGCTATCTTTGAAATCCTTTTTACCCAGATATTCCCCTGCTCAGTCACCATTTTCTACCAGTTGACATTTAGATTGATCGCCTGACCATGATTTTACCACGGTGTCATTTTATACAACGTAAATTGCTGTCATGAATGTGTTATTTGTTGTTTGCAAAAAAAGGGGCAAATGACTGTAGTTTCTAATGCACAACACTGTAGTATACACATGTGACCCTTTTTTATGGATATATTTTCTGTGTTGATGGTGTAGGAAACAAAATGCACTCATTTAATTGAAATTTTCATGAACTTTGTGTTGTGTCGACTCGTTGTCATCTCGAATGACCCATTTTATGTAGCGGTTTGGCTCCGTCAGGACTTGCTGTTCACGAGTTTAATTTTTGATGCCCTGACAGAGGGAACTCCATTTGCCGGTGGCATTTTCCGAATGCGTCTCGTCCTTGGGAAAGACTTCCCTGCAGTTCCACCCAAGGGGTATTTCCTGACCAAGATTTTCCACCCCAACGTCGGACATAAAGGAGAAATCTGCGTGAACGTGCTGAAGAGGGACTGGAAAGCAGAACTGGGCCTCAGACACGTTCTACTTGTACGATTCACCCCCCCGTGTTCTTACAATAAATGTCAGACTCTGCTTCAACATTTATCCTTACAGTTGATCTCTTTTATTCCCCCCACAGACAATCAAGTGTCTTCTCATCCATCCCAACCCGGAGTCCGCCCTCAACGAGGAGGCCGGGCGGTTACTGTTAGAGGACTATGCAGAATACGAGTCTCGAGCTCGGCTGCTCACGGAGATCCACGCCATGGGTGGTCCCGGGGGAACCTCCGGGGCACCTCAGGACCCAAACGACGGGCCGCAACCAAAGAAGCACGCGGGTGACCCCACGAAGAGGGCGGGGCCCAGCGCGGCGGCCGTGCCCGCCGCCCTGGGTAATGGcgccagcaccaccagcaactgcagcagcaacagcaccaaTAGTAGCACGAGTAATGTAGCAGGGAAGAAGAAGGCAGATAAAAAGCGTGCGTTGAGGCGCCTTTAATACCTCAGCGGAATTCTCAGTAAGTGTGAGAatgtgtaaatataaatattgaaGTGTCTTGAAGATATTCTgttcccttttttgttttgttttttcctcttcccaCCACCCAGACTTTGGACTTGTCGTCCTACCTTCTGTTTTGTCGACGCTTTGTCTTGTTGGCACTAcataggttttttttaatccttgaAGAAAAGCGAATCTCAAGATTTCCTCTTTTAACGGAAAGGCGA
The DNA window shown above is from Takifugu flavidus isolate HTHZ2018 chromosome 10, ASM371156v2, whole genome shotgun sequence and carries:
- the ube2s gene encoding ubiquitin-conjugating enzyme E2 S, which produces MNSNVENLPPHVLRLVYKEVSALAADPPEGIKVYPSEEDITELHTSIEGPEGTPFAGGIFRMRLVLGKDFPAVPPKGYFLTKIFHPNVGHKGEICVNVLKRDWKAELGLRHVLLTIKCLLIHPNPESALNEEAGRLLLEDYAEYESRARLLTEIHAMGGPGGTSGAPQDPNDGPQPKKHAGDPTKRAGPSAAAVPAALGNGASTTSNCSSNSTNSSTSNVAGKKKADKKRALRRL